In Rhodamnia argentea isolate NSW1041297 chromosome 4, ASM2092103v1, whole genome shotgun sequence, the following proteins share a genomic window:
- the LOC115750788 gene encoding serine carboxypeptidase-like 18, with the protein MTPDAAATGGRGHSPSAAERGCGVGPVVMLWWCVLLLLLTFSGPAAAAASFNVVKNLPGYDGDLPFYLETGYIGVGESNESQLFYYFVESQRTPSEDPLMLWLTGGPGCSVLSAFLYEGGPLAFTYVGYNGSLPSLHQNPYAWTQGLNMIFVDAPIGTGFSYSTTPENYYTDDFKSSNETYEFLQKWLLSHPQFIENMLYIGGDSYSGIPLPIIVQKIFDGNMVGEEPYMNLKGYLLGNPKTDDFLDDNSRIPFAHRVTLISDELFADAEEACGGNYVDVNANNTECLEDIEEIDALLLQINLMQILEPNCQTAYSRPIEANRGYRRVLEDNYEGFLAAQPNPSLWCREYNYVLSGVWANNKDVRAALGVRDGTKGVWKRCNSSLAYTKTVSSSVPYHQNLSNTNLRALIYSGDHDMSVTHLGTHFWIYSLNLTLSDQWRAWYVNGQVAGYTEEFTHNQFTLDYATVKGGGHVAPEYKPRECYEMLDRWLAYYYL; encoded by the exons aTGACCCCGGATGCTGCAGCAACCGGAGGAAGAGGACACAGTCCATCCGCCGCCGAAAGAGGTTGCGGCGTGGGCCCGGTCGTGATGCTCTGGTGGTGCGTCCTTCTGTTGCTGCTGACCTTCTCcggccccgccgccgccgccgcctccttcAATGTCGTCAAGAACTTGCCGGGCTACGACGGCGATCTCCCCTTCTATCTCGAAACCGG ATACATAGGCGTCGGAGAATCGAACGAATCCCAGTTGTTTTACTACTTCGTGGAGTCGCAGAGGACGCCGTCCGAGGACCCACTGATGCTTTGGCTCACCGGAGGGCCCGGTTGCTCCGTCCTCTCCGCTTTCCTCTACGAAGGCG GTCCGCTGGCCTTCACTTATGTGGGATACAATGGGAGCTTACCATCGCTGCATCAGAACCCATACGCATGGACACAG GGCCTCAACATGATATTCGTCGATGCGCCGATAGGAACCGGGTTCTCTTACTCCACAACCCCCGAAAACTACTACACAGACGACTTCAAATCTTCGAATGAGACCTATGAATTCCTGCAAAAG TGGTTGCTCAGTCATCCTCAGTTTATTGAGAATATGCTCTACATCGGTGGGGACTCGTACTCAGGCattcctcttccgatcatcGTCCAGAAGATATTCGACG GAAACATGGTTGGTGAGGAGCCATATATGAATCTCAAA GGGTATCTGCTTGGGAACCCAAAGACAGACGATTTTCTCGATGATAACTCGAGAATTCCGTTTGCTCACCGAGTGACGCTCATATCAGACGAACTCTTCGCC GACGCCGAGGAAGCTTGTGGCGGGAATTATGTCGACGTGAATGCTAACAACACAGAATGTTTGGAGGACATCGAGGAGATTGATGCG TTACTCCTGCAAATAAATCTCATGCAAATCCTGGAACCCAATTGTCAAACCGCATATTCAAGACCGATCGAAGCAAATAGAGGATACAGAAGGGTCCTCGAAGATAACTACGAAGGCTTTCTTGCCGCGCAGCCCAATCCCTCACTATGGTGTCGG GAGTATAATTATGTACTGTCCGGCGTCTGGGCCAACAATAAGGATGTCCGAGCTGCCCTCGGTGTTCGAGAT GGCACAAAAGGAGTTTGGAAGAGATGCAACAGCAGTCTAGCATACACAAAGACGGTCTCGAGCAGCGTCCCTTATCACCAAAATCTCAGTAATACGAACCTCCGAGCCCTTATCTACAG CGGCGATCATGACATGTCCGTCACCCACCTGGGCACACACTTTTGGATTTACTCTCTCAATTTGACTCTATCGGACCAATGGAGGGCGTGGTACGTCAACGGCCAAGTCGCCGG GTACACAGAAGAGTTCACACATAACCAGTTCACTTTGGATTACGCCACCGTGAAG GGCGGAGGCCATGTTGCGCCGGAGTACAAGCCGAGGGAATGCTACGAGATGCTGGACCGGTGGCTTGCTTACTACTACTTGTGA